The Mycolicibacterium duvalii DNA window GCCTGACGGAAGTGATTGCGCAGGCCTCGGCCTGACGGCCCCGAAACCCAGGGAGCCTGCCGTTTCCCCCGGACGGCAGGCTCCCTGCTTTCGTGTCGCCGCCCGGCGACGGGAACAAACCGGACTGGATCAAGGTTGAGCGCATCAGGTTCAACTTTGGAGGTTTGATGCCTGAAGCCACCCATTCGCCGCGCCCGGTGCCCGTGCTGTTCGCGAGCGAACCGATCGTGCTGCCCGGCATGGTCGTGCCGATCGAACTCGACGATGCGGCCCGCGCCGCGGTCGAAGCGGCACAGGCCACCGCCGCGGCCGGGGAGACCGCGACCCTCTTGATCGCGCCGCGCCTGGACGACCGCTACCCCACCTACGGGGTGCTCGCGTCGATCCTGCAGGTCGGTCGCGTTCCCGGGGGCGGTGCGGCGGCCGTGGTGCGCGGCGAGAAGCGGGCCCACATCGGCTCCGGTGCGACCGGGCCGGGGGCCGCGCTGTGGGTGTCGGTGACCGAGGTCGCCGACTCCGAGATCACCGACGAGACCACGGCGCTGGCCACCGAGTACAAGAAGCTGCTGCTGGCCATGCTGCAGCGGCGCGAGGCGTGGCAGATCGTCGACGTGGTCAACAAGATCAGCGACCCGTCGGCGCTGGCCGACACCGCCGGCTACGCGTCGTATCTGAGCGACGTGCAGAAGCGCGAGCTGCTGGAGACCGAGGACGTCGGCCGGCGGCTGCGGTTGCTGATCAACTGGACCGGTGAGCATCTGGCCGAGGTGGAGGTCACCGACAAGATCGCCGAGGACGTGCGCGCCGGAATGGACAAGCAGCAGAAGGAGTTCCTGCTGCGCCAGCAACTGGCCGCAATCCGTAAGGAACTGGGAGAGACCGACGGATCCGACGGCTCGGACGACTACCGGGCCAGGATCGACGCCGCGGATCTGCCCGACGATGTCCGCGACGCCGCGCTGCGCGAGGTCGGCAAACTGGAACGGTCCAGCGAGCAGAGCCCGGAGGGCGGCTGGATCCGCACCTGGCTCGACACCGTGCTCGACCTGCCCTGGAACCAGCGCACGGTGGACTCGGCCGATCTGGCGGGCGCGCGGCAGATCCTCGACGCCGACCACCACGGACTCGACGACGTCAAGGACCGCATCGTGGAGTACCTGGCGGTGCGGGCCCGCCGCGCGCAGCGCGGCATGGCCGTCGTCGGCGGCCGCGGCTCCGGCGCGGTGATGGTGCTGGCCGGCCCGCCCGGAGTCGGCAAGACCTCGCTGGGCGAGTCCGTCGCCCGAGCGCTGGGGCGCAAATTCGTCCGGGTGGCACTGGGCGGGGTGCGCGACGAGGCCGAGATCCGCGGGCACCGTCGCACCTATGTCGGGGCGCTGCCCGGCCGGATCGTGCGCGCCATCGGCGAGGCCGGGTCGATGAACCCCGTGGTGCTGCTGGACGAGATCGACAAGGTCGGGTCCGACTATCGGGGCGACCCGGCGGCCGCGCTGCTCGAGGTGCTCGATCCGGCCCAGAACCACACGTTCCGTGACCACTACCTCGACCTGGACCTGGACCTGTCCGATGTGGTGTTCCTGGCCGCGGCCAACGTGGTCGAGAACATCCCGACGGCGCTGCTGGACCGCATGGAGCTGGTGGAGATCGACGGCTACACCGCCGACGACAAACTGGCCATCGCGCAGGACTTCCTGCTGCCGCGGCAACGGGACCGGGCCGCGCTGGGGGCCGACGAGGTCACCGTCACCGAGGCCGCGCTGCGCAAGATCGCCGCCGACTACACCCGCGAGCCCGGAGTACGGCAGTTCGAGCGGCTGCTGGCCAAGATGATGCGCAAAGTGGCGACAAAGCTGGCCGCCGAGGCCGGCCCCGTCGTCGTCGACGAACCGGACCTCGTGAGCTATCTCGGCCGTCCGCGCTTCACGCCCGAGTCGGCCGAACGCACCGCGGTGCCCGGGGTGGCCACCGGGCTGGCGGTCACCGGTCTGGGCGGTGACGTGCTCTACATCGAGGCCGGCGGCACCGACGGCGAGGGGTCCCTGCAGCTCACGGGCCAGCTCGGCGACGTGATGAAGGAGTCGGCCCAGATCGCGCTGTCCTACGTGCGCGCACACGCCGACCAACTCGGCGTCGACGCGGCTCTGCTGGACCGCCGTATCCACGTGCACGTGCCGGCCGGCGCGGTACCCAAGGACGGCCCGTCGGCGGGTGTGACGATGGTGACCGCGCTGGTCTCGATGGCCACCGGACGGCAGGTGCGCTCGGATGTCGGCATGACCGGAGAGGTCACGCTCAACGGCCGGGTGCTGCCGATCGGCGGGCTCAAGCAGAAGCTGCTGGCTGCGCAACGGGCCGGATTGTCAACGGTTTTCATCCCCGCCCGCAACGAGGCCGACCTCGACGATGTGCCCGCCGAAGTGCTCGCCGCGCTCGACGTCCGGCCGATGACCGATGTCGCCGACATCGTCGCGCAGGCACTCGAACCGGCCCAGTCCGCGGTTCAGGCGGCCTGACCGGCTGCGCCTCCGCCGCTCGGCGTTTCCGGCGGCCATGATCGGGCAAGCCCGTGGGCATGGCCACAGCGACGCACCGGCAGACCGTCGAGCGGCTGCTCGACCGGGCGGGGACCACTTACGCCGAGGAGGCCGGCATCCGGCTGCGCGACAAGCCCATGCCGCTGTTCCAGCTCGTCATCCTGTGCATGCTGGCCAGCAAGCCGATCGACGCGGCCATCGCGACGCGCGCGGGCCGCGAGATGTTCCGCGCGGGTTTGCGCACGGCGCACACGGTGCGCGACGCCGACCGGGCCGCACTGATCGCCGCCTTCGGCCGCGCGCACTACGTCCGCTACGACGAGAGCTCGGCGACCAGGGCCGTCGACATCGCCGCAGCGGTGTGTGACGAGTACTCCGGTGACCTGCGGCGCCTGGCCGTCGCCGGGGAACGTGACGTCTCGCAGACCAGGAAGCTGCTCCAGCAGTTCAAGGGCATCGGGCAGACGGGCGCCGACATCTTTCTGCGCGAGGTCCAGGACACCTGGACCTGGGTGCGGCCGTACTTCGACGAGCGGGCCACCGCGGCGGCCGCCGATCTCGGGCTGCCCGGCGATCCGGGCAAGCTGGCCGCGCTGGCGCCCCGGCGGGCGGCCAACCTGGCGGCCGCACTGGTCCGGGTCTCCCTGGACGACGAGCTCGGCCAGAGCGTGCGCGCACACACGTGACCGGGCATGGCAGGCTGGACCCGACATGCATGCCCTCAGCTTCGCCGTTCTCCCGGTGCTCGCCGTCGCCGCGGTCGCCTGCACGGGCCCGACGGTGATCACCACCGACGACGCGACCTACACCCCGGCCCCGTCGTCGGCCCCGGCGCCGACCACCACCGTCGCCAGCAACGCGCATCTGGCCAACGCCTTCGACTTCGCCGCCGAGGTCGACGGGGACACCGCCTACTACTTCACCTCACCGAGTCGTCGGTGGGAATGCGCGATCGTGCCGCGCGTGCGCGCGGGCTGCCAGAACGCGCAGAGCAGCACCCTCGGCGTCACCGGCGCGCCCCCGGCGGTTCCCGGGCCGGACGGCACGTCCGGTGCGCCGAACGCGGTCGTCGTCGACCGGACCGCCCCACCGCGGTTCGCCCGGCTCGACACCCCGGCGTTCGGTCTCGGCGAGGACGGTCAAGAGGCGGCCGTGCTGCCGTTCAACCGGATCCTGGCCGTCGCCGGGTTCCGCTGCAATGTGCAAGAGGCGGTGGGGATCTCATGTCTGTCCGAGTCCAGCGGCAACGGTTTCACGTTCTCGGCCGATGAGTACCGCCCGCACTACGTCGACGTCCCCGCCGACGCACCCTGACTAGGGTTGAGCCCCATGTCCGCCACGAACACCGCGGCCCCGGTCACCGTCACGGTGACCGGCGCCGCCGGGCAGATCGGTTACGCCGCGCTGTTCCGCATCGCCGCCGGCGCGATGCTGGGTCACGACACCCCGGTGCGGCTCCGGCTGCTCGAACTGCCGCACGCCGTGCAGGCCGCCGAGGGCGTGGTCATGGAGCTCGACGACGGCGCGTTTCCGCTGCTGGCCGGCGCCGACATCTACGATGATCCGACAGCTGCGTTCGACGGCGTCGACGTGGCGCTGCTGATCGGGGCGAAACCGCGCAGCAAGGGCATGGAGCGCGCCGACCTGCTCAGCGCGAACGCCGAGATCTTCGCCTCCGCCGGCGCGGCGCTCAACGCCGGCGCCGCCGCCGGGGTCCGCGTGCTGGTCGTGGGCAACCCGGCCAACACCAACGCGATGGTGGCCGCGGCGCATGCCCCCGACATTCCGGCCCGGCGGTTCACCGCGCTGACCCGGCTGGACCACAACCGCGCGGTGTCCGCGATGGCGCGGCACGCGCACGTGCCGGTCACCGAGATCCGCCACATGACGATCTGGGGCAATCACTCCCCGACGCAGTACCCCGATATCTTCCACGCGGTGGTGGGCGGTCGGTCCGGCGCGGACTACGCCGCCGACACCCGCTGGCTGACCGAGGACTTCATCCCGACGGTGGCCCGGCGCGGTACTGCGATCATCGAGGCCCGCGGGGCCAGCTCGGCGGCCTCGGCGGCCAACGGGGCGATCGACCACGTCGACGACTGGGTGCACGGCACGCCCGCCGGCGATTGGACGTCGGTGGCGTTGCCCTCCCCCGGCGTCTATGGCGTCGACGAGGGGCTGGTGTGCTCGTTTCCCTGCCGTGCCGTCGACGGCCAGTGGGAGATCGTCGACGGACTCGACATCAATCCGTTCTCGCGCAGCCGCATCGAGGCGAGCGTCGCCGAACTGCGTGCCGAGCGCGACGCCGTCGCGGCCCTGGGACTGCTGTAGCGCTACTGCAGGGACGCCGTGCCGTCGGCGTGCACCCGCACCGATGCGCCTGCGATGTCCTCGCTGACCGTCACCGCGGCTTGGTCACGATCGGCGATCACCGCGAGCGCCCGGGCGTCCTCGGCGGTCCGGACGGCCAGGAACGCCTTCTCCGGTACCCCGTCCCGGTCCACCGGCGTGGTCCACGACTCCACGGTGCCCACGCCGCTCCACTCCACCAGCGCAGTGCGGCTCGGCTCCCGGTCCACGTCGGATTGCACGTCGGCCCAACGGAACTCGTGAGACGGCGGCTCGGTGCCGTACACGCCGAAGCTGTGCTTGGTCAGATAACCGCCGTTGGCGGTGATCAGTCCGCGCCGGCCCGGCTGGGCGGCCAGCTGCTCGGCCATCGTCGCGATCGAGTGGGTGACGTAGTTGTTCCACGGCCCGCCGGCGAACGTCAGACCGCCGGTCACCGTCAGCGGGCGGTCGGGATCACCCACCGGCAGGCCCAGTTCGGTCGCGGCGACCTGCACGGCCGACGGGAAGCACGAGTAGACGTCGATCAGGTCCATGTCCTCAACACTGGCCCCGGCCAGTTGCAGCGCACGCTGCCCGGCGATGCGGATCGCCGGTGAGCGGTGGAACTCAGCGCGCTCGCCGATCGCGTAGGTGTCGTGCGAGTCCGCCCCCGAGTGCGGGAAAATCCAACGCTCCGAGGGGATTTGCAGTTCCTTGGCCTTCTCGGCCGAGGCCAGGATCAGCACTGCACCCTGGTCGACCATGTTGTTCGAGTTCATCAGCTTGGTGTAGGGCCAGCTGATCATCCGGTTGCTCGGGGACGGCTGGTAGATCTGCTCCGCGGTCAGGGCCTCCCGGTTCCACGCGTGCGGGTTGGCCGCGGCGACCGACGAGAACTGCGCCCACAATTCGCCGATCCGGCGCCGGTGCGCCTCGACCGTCTCACCCGCCGCGATCCGCACCGCCTGCTCGAACATCGGGTACACGAACGCCGGCCGGTCCAGCTGGATCCGCTCATCCGACGGTGCGGCCATCGGCACGCTCTCGTCGGCTCCCGGGGGCATCGGCACCGACTCGTCCTGCCTGGTCCAGTCCGGCTTCTGGCCGGCGGCACGCAGCTTACTGCGGGCGCGCCACGTCTCCGCTCCGGCGATGAGCACTACATCGGCGCTGCCCTGCTGGATGTCCAGGCAGGCCAGGTTGACCAGGGTCTGCGGCACGTTGCCGCCGATGCCGGTGTACCGCGTGGCTGCCTTGTCGGCGCCGATGCGTTGTGCCAGAAGCAATCCCGGATCCCGGTATCGCCAGGACAACAGGTTGACCACCCGCACCGAGTCGACGGACTCGAGCACGCGGGCGTCGGCGGCCTCGCGCGCCGCCGCCGCCATCAGATCGACGGGCTCGATCGCCGGATTCTCGTCGCGCTGGTTGACCTGGCCATAACCGACGAGCACCGGTGTCCTGGGAGCGAGGGGCATGACTGCACACCCTAACGGCAGCCCGGAGATTAACCAGAACGCCATCGGGTATGGGTTCCCACGCAGCCCGCAGCAGACTTGGATGGAGCGATGACCCAGCACGGCCCCGCCTGGACGACCGTCGACCGCGGCCCGGTGGCCGACTCCGAAATCGAACGGATCGACCGCTGGTGGCGAGCCGCGAACTACCTGTCGGTGGGACAGATCTACCTGTTGGACAATCCGCTGCTGCGCCGGCCGTTGTCGCGCGAGGACGTCAAACCGCGCCTTCTCGGCCACTGGGGCACCACACCTGGGCTGAACTTCCTCTACGCCCACCTCAACCGGGTGATCAAGGAGCGTCGCCAGTCGACGGTCTATATCACCGGCCCGGGCCACGGCGGGCCCGGCCTGGTGGCGAGCGCCTACCTCGACGGCACCTACACCGAGACCTACCCCGACATCACCGCGGACGACGAAGGGTTGCGACGGCTGTTCCGGCAGTTCTCTTTTCCCGGTGGGATCCCGTCCCACGTCGCTCCCGAGACGCCGGGATCCATCCACGAGGGCGGCGAACTGGGCTACGCGCTGTCGCACGCCTACGGTGCCGCGTTCGACAACCCCGACCTGCTGGTGGCCGCCGTGGTCGGCGACGGAGAGGCCGAGACCGGCCCGTTGGCGACCAGCTGGCATTCCAACAAGCTGGCCAACCCGGTCCACGACGGGGTCGTGCTGCCGATCCTGCATCTCAACGGGTACAAGATCGCCAACCCGACGCTGCTGGCCCGCATCCCCGAAGAGGAGCTGCGCAGCCTGCTGGTCGGCTACGGGCACACACCCTTCTTCTTCGAGGTCCCCGACGGCGCGTCGGCGCACGACCACATCGATGCACACCGCCGTTTCGCCGAGCTTCTCGATGACGTGCTCGACGAGATCGCGACCATCAAGGCCGCTGCCGCCCGAGGCGACGACTCCCGACCGGCGTGGCCGATGATCGTCTTCCGCACACCCAAGGGCTGGACCGGGCCCGACTACATCGACGGCAAGAAGACCACCGGATCCTGGCGCGCGCACCAGGTCCCGCTGTCGAGCGCCCGCGACACCGCCGAGCACCTGCAGGTGCTCGGCGACTGGTTGGCCTCCTACCGCCCCGACGAGCTGTTCGACTCCACCGGCAAGCTCGCCGCCGACATCGCCGAGCTCGCGCCGCCGGGACCGCTGCGGATGAGCGCCAACCCGCACACCAACGGCGGGCTGTTGCTGAAGGACCTGCGGTTGCCCGACTTCCGTGACTTCGCCGTCGACGTGCCCGCGCCGGGCGCGACGGTGGCCGAGGCCACCCGGGTGCTGGGGCAGTGGCTGACCGAGGTGATCCGGCTCAATCCGGACAACTTCCGCATCTTCGGTCCGGACGAGACCGCGTCGAATCGGCTGCAGGCCGTCTACGACGCCACCGACAAACAGTGGAACGCCGAACTGTACGGCGCCGAGGTCGACGAACATCTCGGCCGGGTCGGCCGGGTCGTCGAGATGCTCTCCGAGCACCAGTGCCAGGGTTGGTTGGAGGGCTACCTGCTGACGGGCCGGCACGGCCTGTTCAACTGCTACGAGGCGTTCATCCACATCGTCGACTCGATGCTCAACCAGCACGCCAAATGGTTGAAGGTGACCAACGACATCCCGTGGCGCCGGCCCATCGCGAGCCTGAATTACCTGCTGTCCAGCCATGTCTGGCGCCAGGATCACAACGGGTTCTCCCACCAGGATCCCGGCTTCATCGACCACGTGGTCAACAAGAGCGCCGACGTGGTGCGGGTGTACCTGCCGCCGGATGCCAACACGCTGCTGTCCACCTACGACCACTGCCTGCGGTCGCGGCAGTACGTCAACGTCGTGGTCTCGGGCAAGCAGCCCTCCCCCAACTTCCTGACCATGGAGCAGGCGATCGCCCACTGCACGCGCGGCATCGGCATCTGGGAGTGGGCGGGCAGCGAAGTCGTCGGGACCGAGCCCGACGTCGTGCTGGCCTCCGCGGGTGACATCCCCACCCTGGAGGCGCTCGCCGCCGCCGACATCCTGCGGCAGCACCTGCCGGATCTGAAGGTGCGCTTCGTCAACGTCGTCGACCTGATGCGGCTGCAGGACGACAGCGAGCATCCGCACGGCCTGCCGGCCCGCGACTTCGACATGATCTTCACCACCGACAAGCCGATCATCTTCGCCTACCACGGCTACCCGTGGCTGATCCACCGGCTGGCCTACCGGCGCACCGGCCACCCGAACCTGCACGTGCGTGGCTACAAGGAGGAGGGCACCACCACCACGCCGTTCGACATGTTGATGCTCAACGACCTCGACCGGTATCACCTGGTGATGGACGTCGTGGACCGGGTGCCGAGCCTGGGTTCCCGATGCGCGACCCTGCGCCAGCAGATGTCGGACAAACGCATCGCCGCACGCGACTACACCCGGGCCCACGGCGAGGACATCCCGGAGGTCAAGGACTGGGTCTGGCCGGCGGCGCGCGAGTCCGGATTCGGCACCGCGGCGGCCGGCGCGGCCGGCGATACCGGCGGGGACAACGAATGAACCGGTAATCTGACACGGTTATGTCTGACGTCTCCGTGGCCGCCGCGCCCGTCGAGCCCCATCCGCTGGTCGCCCAGCTCTCGGCGCTGCACCATTTCCGGATCTACGTCGACATCGCCGTGGTGGTCGTCGTGCTGGCCGTGACCAACCTGGTGGCGCACTTCACCACGCCGTGGGCCAACGTCGCCGTGGTGCCGGCCGCCGCGATCGGGCTGGTCCTGCTCGTGCGGTCGCGCGGGCTGGGCTGGGCGGATCTGGGTCTGGGCCGCGAGCACTGGAAATCGGGCGCCGGATACGCCGCGGGGGCGGTGCTCCTGGTCGGCGGCGTGATCGCCGTCGGGGTGCTGCTGCCGTGGACGCGCCCGATGTTCCTCAACAACAACTACGCGACGCTGTCGGGGGCCTTGATCGCGTCGATGGTCATCATCCCGCTGCAGACCGTGATACCCGAGGAGCTGGCCTTCCGCGGGGTCCTGCACGGCGCGCTGCACCGGGCGTGGGGTTTCCGCGGTGTCGCCGCGGGCGGGTCGCTGCTGTTCGGGCTCTGGCACATCGCCACGTCGATGGGGCTCACCGCCAGCAACGTCGGCTTCACCAAGATCTTCGGCGGCGGGGTGTTCGGCATGGTCATCGGGGTGATCGGCGCCGTGCTGGCCACCGCGGCCGCCGGCTTCGTGTTCACCTGGCTGCGCAACCGCAGCGGCAGTCTGATCGCACCGATCGCGCTGCACTGGTCGCTCAACGGGATGGGCGCACTGGCCGCGGCCATGGTGTGGCACCTGAGCTGACGCGGGTCAGACCGTCAGGACCGCCGCCCCGGCGACCCGCCCCGCGCTGAGATCGGAGAGCGCCTCGTCCGCGCGGTCCAGCGGGTAGTGCGGGTGGGTGACCTGCAGGCGGTGCCGGGCGGCGAAGTCGAGGAACG harbors:
- a CDS encoding acetyl-CoA acetyltransferase; its protein translation is MPLAPRTPVLVGYGQVNQRDENPAIEPVDLMAAAAREAADARVLESVDSVRVVNLLSWRYRDPGLLLAQRIGADKAATRYTGIGGNVPQTLVNLACLDIQQGSADVVLIAGAETWRARSKLRAAGQKPDWTRQDESVPMPPGADESVPMAAPSDERIQLDRPAFVYPMFEQAVRIAAGETVEAHRRRIGELWAQFSSVAAANPHAWNREALTAEQIYQPSPSNRMISWPYTKLMNSNNMVDQGAVLILASAEKAKELQIPSERWIFPHSGADSHDTYAIGERAEFHRSPAIRIAGQRALQLAGASVEDMDLIDVYSCFPSAVQVAATELGLPVGDPDRPLTVTGGLTFAGGPWNNYVTHSIATMAEQLAAQPGRRGLITANGGYLTKHSFGVYGTEPPSHEFRWADVQSDVDREPSRTALVEWSGVGTVESWTTPVDRDGVPEKAFLAVRTAEDARALAVIADRDQAAVTVSEDIAGASVRVHADGTASLQ
- a CDS encoding endonuclease codes for the protein MATATHRQTVERLLDRAGTTYAEEAGIRLRDKPMPLFQLVILCMLASKPIDAAIATRAGREMFRAGLRTAHTVRDADRAALIAAFGRAHYVRYDESSATRAVDIAAAVCDEYSGDLRRLAVAGERDVSQTRKLLQQFKGIGQTGADIFLREVQDTWTWVRPYFDERATAAAADLGLPGDPGKLAALAPRRAANLAAALVRVSLDDELGQSVRAHT
- a CDS encoding malate dehydrogenase, whose translation is MSATNTAAPVTVTVTGAAGQIGYAALFRIAAGAMLGHDTPVRLRLLELPHAVQAAEGVVMELDDGAFPLLAGADIYDDPTAAFDGVDVALLIGAKPRSKGMERADLLSANAEIFASAGAALNAGAAAGVRVLVVGNPANTNAMVAAAHAPDIPARRFTALTRLDHNRAVSAMARHAHVPVTEIRHMTIWGNHSPTQYPDIFHAVVGGRSGADYAADTRWLTEDFIPTVARRGTAIIEARGASSAASAANGAIDHVDDWVHGTPAGDWTSVALPSPGVYGVDEGLVCSFPCRAVDGQWEIVDGLDINPFSRSRIEASVAELRAERDAVAALGLL
- the lon gene encoding endopeptidase La, which encodes MPEATHSPRPVPVLFASEPIVLPGMVVPIELDDAARAAVEAAQATAAAGETATLLIAPRLDDRYPTYGVLASILQVGRVPGGGAAAVVRGEKRAHIGSGATGPGAALWVSVTEVADSEITDETTALATEYKKLLLAMLQRREAWQIVDVVNKISDPSALADTAGYASYLSDVQKRELLETEDVGRRLRLLINWTGEHLAEVEVTDKIAEDVRAGMDKQQKEFLLRQQLAAIRKELGETDGSDGSDDYRARIDAADLPDDVRDAALREVGKLERSSEQSPEGGWIRTWLDTVLDLPWNQRTVDSADLAGARQILDADHHGLDDVKDRIVEYLAVRARRAQRGMAVVGGRGSGAVMVLAGPPGVGKTSLGESVARALGRKFVRVALGGVRDEAEIRGHRRTYVGALPGRIVRAIGEAGSMNPVVLLDEIDKVGSDYRGDPAAALLEVLDPAQNHTFRDHYLDLDLDLSDVVFLAAANVVENIPTALLDRMELVEIDGYTADDKLAIAQDFLLPRQRDRAALGADEVTVTEAALRKIAADYTREPGVRQFERLLAKMMRKVATKLAAEAGPVVVDEPDLVSYLGRPRFTPESAERTAVPGVATGLAVTGLGGDVLYIEAGGTDGEGSLQLTGQLGDVMKESAQIALSYVRAHADQLGVDAALLDRRIHVHVPAGAVPKDGPSAGVTMVTALVSMATGRQVRSDVGMTGEVTLNGRVLPIGGLKQKLLAAQRAGLSTVFIPARNEADLDDVPAEVLAALDVRPMTDVADIVAQALEPAQSAVQAA
- a CDS encoding CPBP family intramembrane glutamic endopeptidase translates to MSDVSVAAAPVEPHPLVAQLSALHHFRIYVDIAVVVVVLAVTNLVAHFTTPWANVAVVPAAAIGLVLLVRSRGLGWADLGLGREHWKSGAGYAAGAVLLVGGVIAVGVLLPWTRPMFLNNNYATLSGALIASMVIIPLQTVIPEELAFRGVLHGALHRAWGFRGVAAGGSLLFGLWHIATSMGLTASNVGFTKIFGGGVFGMVIGVIGAVLATAAAGFVFTWLRNRSGSLIAPIALHWSLNGMGALAAAMVWHLS
- a CDS encoding phosphoketolase family protein, with amino-acid sequence MTQHGPAWTTVDRGPVADSEIERIDRWWRAANYLSVGQIYLLDNPLLRRPLSREDVKPRLLGHWGTTPGLNFLYAHLNRVIKERRQSTVYITGPGHGGPGLVASAYLDGTYTETYPDITADDEGLRRLFRQFSFPGGIPSHVAPETPGSIHEGGELGYALSHAYGAAFDNPDLLVAAVVGDGEAETGPLATSWHSNKLANPVHDGVVLPILHLNGYKIANPTLLARIPEEELRSLLVGYGHTPFFFEVPDGASAHDHIDAHRRFAELLDDVLDEIATIKAAAARGDDSRPAWPMIVFRTPKGWTGPDYIDGKKTTGSWRAHQVPLSSARDTAEHLQVLGDWLASYRPDELFDSTGKLAADIAELAPPGPLRMSANPHTNGGLLLKDLRLPDFRDFAVDVPAPGATVAEATRVLGQWLTEVIRLNPDNFRIFGPDETASNRLQAVYDATDKQWNAELYGAEVDEHLGRVGRVVEMLSEHQCQGWLEGYLLTGRHGLFNCYEAFIHIVDSMLNQHAKWLKVTNDIPWRRPIASLNYLLSSHVWRQDHNGFSHQDPGFIDHVVNKSADVVRVYLPPDANTLLSTYDHCLRSRQYVNVVVSGKQPSPNFLTMEQAIAHCTRGIGIWEWAGSEVVGTEPDVVLASAGDIPTLEALAAADILRQHLPDLKVRFVNVVDLMRLQDDSEHPHGLPARDFDMIFTTDKPIIFAYHGYPWLIHRLAYRRTGHPNLHVRGYKEEGTTTTPFDMLMLNDLDRYHLVMDVVDRVPSLGSRCATLRQQMSDKRIAARDYTRAHGEDIPEVKDWVWPAARESGFGTAAAGAAGDTGGDNE